A part of Candidatus Omnitrophota bacterium genomic DNA contains:
- a CDS encoding trypsin-like peptidase domain-containing protein, with product MTIRASLWLVPVLWTAGPALAQTSIIDQMQRTQQSVVSIRSDNTAAYQSKPLAARDPQSGRIVILRNVAAASYRRQGAGVVIHGSGVIVTNAHVVEKAQHIFVTFSDGTEFPADVIGFEGDIDMALLKVVPPRPIAAVPLADSDRVELGDEIFTIGSSAFLKQTLTGGKVIGLGTNRTEQNHGRKRVDLLQTTVNLYEGDSGGPLFNRDGQLIGLMTAKETAADHSSFAVPSNKIALHLWEYLKTLQEKP from the coding sequence ATGACGATCCGAGCGTCGCTGTGGCTGGTCCCGGTCCTCTGGACAGCCGGTCCCGCCCTGGCCCAGACATCCATCATCGACCAGATGCAAAGGACCCAGCAGTCGGTTGTCAGCATCCGATCGGACAATACGGCGGCTTACCAATCCAAACCCCTGGCGGCGCGAGACCCGCAGTCCGGCAGAATCGTCATTCTGCGCAACGTCGCCGCGGCCTCGTACCGCAGGCAGGGCGCCGGCGTTGTCATCCACGGCTCCGGCGTTATTGTCACCAACGCCCATGTGGTGGAGAAGGCCCAGCACATCTTCGTGACCTTCTCTGACGGGACAGAATTCCCGGCCGACGTGATCGGATTTGAGGGGGACATCGACATGGCCCTGCTGAAAGTCGTGCCTCCCCGCCCCATCGCCGCCGTCCCGCTGGCCGATTCCGACCGGGTGGAACTCGGGGATGAGATCTTCACCATCGGAAGCTCCGCGTTCCTGAAACAAACGCTGACCGGAGGCAAGGTCATCGGGTTGGGGACCAACCGCACGGAGCAGAATCACGGGAGAAAACGCGTCGATCTTCTTCAGACCACCGTGAACCTTTATGAGGGCGACAGCGGCGGCCCGCTGTTTAACCGCGACGGCCAACTCATCGGGCTAATGACCGCGAAAGAGACCGCCGCCGACCATTCCAGTTTCGCCGTGCCGTCCAACAAAATCGCCCTTCATCTGTGGGAATACCTCAAAACGCTCCAGGAAAAACCATGA
- a CDS encoding prepilin-type N-terminal cleavage/methylation domain-containing protein, with the protein MSGSLRAMLFPVVFREKRAPAKFRARASVVKPGCPGGLTFLEMMVTIVILSTGIVAIYRSFVLSLDYQHHLACRLHANLLIDQKVSTMQYAFRHGGEVPLPSAQTAEAVRVGRKDVPFRWAVDLGAVTGADEILQADVALSWQEGKRILQVQRTVYLSQF; encoded by the coding sequence TTGTCCGGCTCCCTCAGGGCGATGCTTTTTCCCGTTGTTTTCCGGGAGAAACGGGCTCCGGCGAAATTCCGTGCGAGAGCCAGCGTCGTGAAGCCCGGATGTCCGGGCGGCCTGACGTTCCTGGAGATGATGGTCACGATCGTGATCCTTTCCACCGGGATCGTGGCGATCTACCGCTCCTTCGTGCTGTCGCTCGATTATCAGCACCACCTGGCCTGCCGTCTCCATGCCAATCTTCTGATTGACCAAAAAGTATCGACGATGCAATACGCCTTCCGGCATGGGGGGGAGGTCCCTTTGCCCAGCGCCCAAACGGCCGAGGCCGTCAGGGTCGGGCGCAAGGATGTCCCGTTCCGGTGGGCGGTGGACCTGGGGGCGGTGACAGGGGCTGATGAAATTCTCCAGGCAGACGTGGCGTTGTCCTGGCAGGAGGGGAAGCGGATTCTTCAGGTTCAGCGGACGGTGTACCTGTCGCAGTTTTGA
- a CDS encoding response regulator: MSRKKPRRILVVDDDLGMIRLLEKWLNIDGKNVLSASDGTVAVRRAKEEVPDLIVLDLMLPDIGGVTVTQQLKADERTRNIPIIFITSTMGVENDKGDEQIEIDGEKYPIFAKPLHNPKLLSAIRKSLNRQIHNPA, encoded by the coding sequence ATGAGCAGAAAAAAACCGCGGCGCATCCTGGTTGTTGACGATGATCTGGGGATGATCCGTCTCCTGGAAAAATGGCTGAACATTGATGGCAAGAACGTCCTGTCCGCTTCGGACGGGACTGTCGCCGTGCGCCGGGCCAAGGAAGAGGTCCCGGACTTGATCGTTCTGGACCTCATGCTTCCGGACATCGGAGGGGTCACCGTCACCCAGCAGCTTAAGGCCGATGAGCGCACCCGGAATATTCCGATCATTTTCATCACGTCCACCATGGGCGTTGAAAACGACAAGGGGGACGAGCAGATCGAGATCGACGGGGAAAAATACCCGATTTTCGCGAAGCCCCTGCATAATCCCAAATTGTTGAGCGCGATCCGGAAATCGCTCAACCGGCAGATCCATAACCCCGCTTAG
- a CDS encoding STT3 domain-containing protein: MTGNKILSLLLFAAMGAVVWGLGIYFRLYPLLNHTSHNAFEKASMIVVTNLRQKITETLQGQSPDMPPVSRNQLATRRLNDLLHTQGAQVRKTILQVAREMDKLDPSRQPFPYLLASDGFYYFRLTRNIAETGAISTAVKGSKYFNPMMQAPLGYWEPLNLHPYVGFLVYKILSLFSPGIPLMFAVSFTAPFMTALILAAFLWVASCLNLRPPAVFVGAVFFVLAPIFIKRSMFAWYDNDPYSLLFPLLSLGIVFTAIDNRGHLRRVLLLAVWASLCVSLYALFWQGWVFLLSILVLGGFLAVIAHLILTRSAVETRNLAFFFGALTAGAFFAVAVIFGIKDFFILFQEGFTALNDFLNQKISLWPDMYIAVGELRKATPGMIVELTGGVLPAALAAFGLAMAIQGLRRGRPTDNLMKVLVMFVFLSVAVFLSLGAQRFILLVLVPMGLLAALGIHHLLGLLSETLPPLLKKHNLPAAIRPALIALLVTSCLAQALLQAQRQTPTLLNQIYNGTWDKALAEIRDKTPADSIVNSWWPPGHFISSMARRRVTFDGATISKPQAYWMASVFMANDEKTALGILRMLNTSSNSATDYLLEKGMPLSRAIKLLKSVVSLNRGQALTKLRSELDAQQAEHVLTLTHGQPPPSYLFVYNDLAEKHQQLPFVARWNFEKAEKISRSPELKSQVPAKKSASYASFLWEMAGGIPRVSDPMNLVSRNADTILFTEGMKVNLNDMTCTVNSEKYGQGTPFSVIYPKGDSIAEDIQPAATLPYTALLSLRGDLVQAFLMERDIAKSLIMRLYYLEGKGLKYLRPFAKERDLTGRTQIYVYEVLWEEYLKDIGDRP; encoded by the coding sequence ATGACCGGGAACAAAATCCTTTCTCTTCTTCTCTTCGCCGCTATGGGCGCCGTGGTCTGGGGCCTGGGGATCTATTTCCGGCTTTATCCTCTGCTGAACCACACGTCGCACAACGCCTTTGAAAAGGCCTCGATGATCGTTGTGACGAATCTCCGTCAAAAGATCACAGAGACCCTGCAGGGGCAGTCGCCGGACATGCCCCCGGTCTCCCGCAACCAGCTGGCCACCCGCCGGCTCAACGACCTGTTGCATACCCAGGGCGCCCAGGTGAGAAAGACCATCCTCCAGGTCGCCCGGGAAATGGACAAACTCGACCCTTCCCGCCAGCCGTTTCCTTACCTGCTGGCGTCGGACGGATTTTACTACTTCCGGCTGACCCGGAATATCGCCGAGACCGGCGCCATCAGCACCGCCGTCAAGGGCAGCAAGTATTTCAATCCCATGATGCAGGCCCCGCTCGGTTACTGGGAACCCCTGAACCTGCATCCATACGTCGGGTTCCTCGTTTACAAAATCCTGTCTCTGTTCTCCCCCGGGATCCCGCTGATGTTCGCCGTCAGCTTCACCGCACCGTTCATGACCGCGTTGATCCTCGCGGCGTTTCTCTGGGTCGCCTCTTGTCTGAATTTACGGCCGCCGGCCGTCTTTGTGGGTGCCGTCTTTTTTGTCCTGGCCCCAATTTTTATCAAACGCAGCATGTTTGCCTGGTATGACAACGATCCGTACAGTCTGCTGTTTCCACTGCTGTCGCTGGGGATCGTCTTTACGGCGATTGACAACCGCGGCCATCTCCGACGGGTCCTTCTCCTGGCCGTATGGGCCTCTCTGTGCGTCAGCCTTTACGCGCTGTTCTGGCAGGGATGGGTTTTTCTCCTGAGCATCCTCGTGCTCGGCGGATTTCTGGCGGTCATCGCCCATTTGATCCTCACCCGCAGCGCCGTTGAAACCCGCAATCTCGCCTTTTTCTTCGGCGCCCTGACGGCCGGCGCGTTTTTCGCCGTGGCGGTGATCTTCGGTATCAAAGATTTTTTTATCCTGTTCCAGGAGGGGTTCACGGCCCTCAACGATTTTCTGAACCAAAAAATCTCCCTCTGGCCGGACATGTACATCGCCGTCGGAGAACTCCGCAAAGCCACCCCGGGAATGATCGTTGAGCTGACCGGGGGGGTCCTGCCCGCCGCCCTGGCCGCGTTCGGCCTGGCCATGGCCATCCAAGGACTCCGGAGAGGACGCCCGACGGACAACCTGATGAAGGTCCTTGTCATGTTTGTCTTTCTGTCGGTAGCGGTCTTCCTGTCGCTGGGGGCGCAGAGATTTATCCTGCTCGTGCTTGTTCCCATGGGCCTGCTGGCCGCCCTGGGAATTCACCATCTCCTCGGGCTTCTGTCCGAAACTCTCCCGCCCCTTCTGAAAAAACACAATCTCCCGGCCGCGATCCGCCCGGCTCTGATCGCCCTCCTTGTCACCAGCTGTCTGGCCCAGGCCCTGCTGCAGGCGCAGCGGCAAACGCCGACGCTCCTCAATCAGATTTACAACGGGACCTGGGACAAAGCCCTGGCCGAGATCCGTGACAAAACGCCGGCGGACAGCATCGTGAATTCCTGGTGGCCGCCGGGGCATTTCATCTCATCCATGGCCCGGCGCCGGGTGACCTTCGACGGCGCGACGATCAGCAAACCGCAGGCCTACTGGATGGCCAGCGTCTTCATGGCCAATGACGAAAAAACCGCGTTGGGGATACTGCGGATGCTCAATACCAGCTCTAACAGCGCCACAGACTATCTTCTGGAAAAAGGCATGCCGTTGTCCAGGGCCATCAAGCTTCTCAAATCGGTTGTGTCGCTCAACCGCGGCCAGGCCCTAACAAAATTGCGCTCCGAACTCGACGCGCAACAGGCGGAACACGTCCTGACGCTAACCCACGGCCAGCCGCCTCCATCCTACCTGTTCGTTTACAACGACCTGGCGGAGAAACACCAGCAGCTTCCGTTTGTGGCCCGGTGGAATTTTGAAAAAGCGGAAAAAATAAGCCGCTCGCCGGAACTCAAAAGCCAGGTCCCGGCCAAAAAATCAGCCTCATACGCCTCGTTTCTCTGGGAGATGGCCGGGGGGATTCCCCGGGTCAGTGATCCAATGAACCTTGTGTCCAGAAACGCGGACACGATCCTCTTTACGGAAGGGATGAAGGTCAACCTGAACGACATGACCTGCACGGTGAATTCTGAAAAATACGGCCAGGGGACCCCGTTCAGCGTCATCTATCCGAAGGGTGACTCCATCGCCGAAGACATCCAGCCCGCCGCGACACTGCCCTATACCGCGCTCCTGTCTCTCAGGGGCGACCTGGTCCAGGCCTTTCTGATGGAAAGAGATATCGCGAAATCCCTGATCATGCGTCTTTACTATCTGGAGGGAAAAGGGTTGAAGTACCTGCGCCCGTTTGCCAAAGAACGGGACTTGACCGGCCGAACGCAAATATACGTCTATGAAGTGCTGTGGGAGGAATATCTGAAGGATATCGGAGACCGGCCTTGA
- a CDS encoding type II secretion system F family protein: MPIYFYKAKKKTAETVAGQVAAESKESAVEKIIQMGLTPITVEEGSSGGRAARKNGRVSSKELYFFSRQLVILIKAGVPILRALEIIADQIRNLFFQQIVRNVHFEIKEGRSFSEALAQYPRVFSSLYVVMVKAGEESGRLKETVNDMASYQRRQVEILSKVRTALAYPLFMATFGAATVVFTLTYVMPRIAGIFSNLNQTLPAPTLFVMRLSAFLLEYWWALLLGGVLIAAGLGQWNKTQAARMLKSRLTLRLPWLGEFFIKLELARFCRTLELLLKSGIPILRAIQLSTPIVDNVIIKSELQRCQQELAAGKSFGNQIRGISFVPPIVGHLVSVGEESGSLDSSLHEISQAFEQETDEAIKVMTTFLEPLMIVLIGGSIGFLIIAMLLPVFQLDVFAR; the protein is encoded by the coding sequence GCCGTTGAAAAAATCATCCAGATGGGGCTGACGCCCATCACGGTTGAGGAGGGTTCTTCGGGCGGACGGGCGGCCCGGAAGAACGGGCGGGTCTCGTCCAAAGAATTGTATTTTTTCAGCCGGCAGCTGGTCATCCTGATCAAGGCCGGTGTCCCCATCCTCCGGGCCCTGGAGATCATCGCCGACCAGATCCGGAATCTTTTTTTTCAGCAGATCGTCCGCAACGTCCATTTTGAGATCAAGGAAGGCCGGTCTTTTTCTGAAGCGCTGGCCCAGTATCCCCGGGTGTTCAGTTCCTTGTACGTGGTCATGGTCAAGGCCGGGGAGGAAAGCGGCCGGCTCAAAGAAACGGTCAATGATATGGCCAGTTATCAGCGCCGGCAGGTGGAGATCCTTTCGAAGGTCCGGACCGCGCTGGCGTATCCCCTGTTCATGGCCACGTTCGGGGCCGCCACAGTGGTCTTCACGCTGACGTACGTCATGCCGAGGATCGCAGGCATTTTTTCCAACCTGAACCAGACGCTGCCTGCCCCGACGTTGTTCGTCATGCGTCTCAGCGCTTTTCTTTTGGAATACTGGTGGGCGCTCCTGCTGGGCGGAGTGCTGATCGCCGCCGGACTCGGACAGTGGAACAAGACCCAGGCCGCGCGGATGCTCAAGAGCCGGCTGACGTTGCGCCTGCCCTGGTTGGGGGAGTTTTTTATCAAATTGGAGCTGGCCCGCTTTTGCCGGACGCTGGAACTCCTCTTGAAAAGCGGCATCCCGATCCTCAGGGCCATTCAGCTTTCCACGCCGATCGTCGACAACGTAATCATCAAATCCGAACTTCAGCGCTGCCAGCAGGAATTGGCGGCCGGTAAATCCTTCGGGAACCAGATCCGGGGGATCTCTTTTGTGCCGCCGATCGTGGGGCACCTGGTGTCCGTGGGCGAGGAATCCGGATCCCTGGATTCCTCTTTGCATGAAATCTCCCAGGCCTTTGAACAGGAGACGGACGAGGCGATCAAGGTCATGACCACGTTCCTGGAGCCGTTGATGATCGTGCTGATCGGCGGATCGATAGGATTTTTGATCATCGCCATGCTCCTGCCGGTCTTCCAACTGGATGTCTTTGCGCGGTAA
- a CDS encoding type II secretion system protein GspK yields MKRPRILFRPKKDVSRRGSILVLALWTLALLTVFAVHIALQVRQKITLLSRLEKRARLSSMVQSGVTKAVAVIRETDQLPGPDTSAAKKMLRFNNPEMFKAVPLGGGTVEISQVDFHDGIGSPGRRYGVADEDGMINVNTSGVGILSHLIAHVTGMSSVDAVVLARAIVDWREPGSSELEGFYSDSFYENLRHPYQPKKADFEVLDELLLVQGMTPEIYGMMTPFVTVYSHGQVNINTASPPVLAALGMGEPLVTKILMVRRGPDGQDATLDDYIFQESQGIPAVLVSLVTLEDEEIQRIDGLVSSGLLGTWSTAFRIQARASISGTGETKYATCVFAREGGKIIYWRE; encoded by the coding sequence ATGAAGCGGCCCCGGATTCTTTTCCGTCCGAAGAAGGACGTGTCCCGGCGCGGCTCCATCCTGGTCCTGGCGCTTTGGACGCTGGCCTTGCTGACGGTCTTTGCGGTCCATATCGCCCTTCAGGTCCGGCAGAAAATCACCTTGCTGTCGCGGCTGGAAAAACGGGCGCGGCTTTCTTCCATGGTGCAGTCCGGGGTCACCAAGGCCGTGGCCGTGATCCGCGAAACGGATCAATTGCCGGGGCCGGATACCAGCGCCGCGAAAAAAATGCTCAGATTTAATAATCCTGAAATGTTCAAGGCCGTCCCGTTGGGGGGAGGGACGGTCGAGATCAGCCAGGTGGATTTTCATGACGGGATCGGATCTCCCGGCCGTCGCTACGGCGTCGCCGATGAGGACGGGATGATCAACGTCAACACCTCCGGTGTCGGCATCCTCTCCCATCTGATCGCCCATGTCACAGGGATGAGCTCCGTGGATGCGGTGGTTTTGGCCCGGGCCATCGTGGACTGGAGGGAGCCGGGATCGAGCGAACTCGAGGGGTTTTACAGCGATTCTTTTTATGAGAATTTGAGGCATCCGTATCAGCCCAAGAAGGCGGATTTTGAGGTTTTGGATGAATTGCTCCTTGTGCAGGGAATGACGCCGGAAATTTACGGGATGATGACGCCGTTTGTCACCGTCTATTCGCACGGCCAGGTCAACATCAACACCGCTTCGCCGCCTGTGCTCGCGGCGCTGGGCATGGGCGAGCCGCTGGTCACGAAGATCCTGATGGTCCGCCGGGGGCCGGACGGACAGGACGCCACGCTTGACGATTATATTTTTCAGGAGTCTCAGGGCATCCCGGCCGTGCTGGTGAGCCTGGTCACGCTGGAGGATGAGGAGATCCAGCGGATCGACGGATTGGTCTCGTCCGGCTTGCTGGGCACCTGGTCAACGGCGTTCCGGATCCAGGCCCGGGCGTCCATCTCCGGGACCGGCGAAACAAAATACGCGACCTGTGTTTTTGCCCGGGAGGGTGGTAAAATTATTTATTGGAGGGAATAA
- a CDS encoding tetratricopeptide repeat protein, producing MKNFIADGNVWKMVPVLWGCFAVSAYAQTAQEWFERGNQAYQEANHKKAVQYYEKTIELDPNHAQAYYALGTVYRDMNAGFADVAWFFKVAADITPDYLEAHDSLCKLYFQNNDLSNAEASCLKALSLNPNLGSAQLMLAWMSLSKSRPQDAVLYFREVLKKTQSPMIYYGLGVACIQTGNSAEALDVITTLQGLGESQLASKLENALRTSSPPSAPPLEAIAMPERQEAGTIVEAMRPLPEQEPEPNPAAAGRIRLRGRLSAAGPGNKENEAPPVYGEDDTRSAVERIRDLQRRRGETAVPRY from the coding sequence ATGAAAAATTTTATCGCTGACGGCAATGTCTGGAAGATGGTGCCGGTTCTCTGGGGGTGTTTCGCTGTGTCTGCTTATGCCCAGACGGCCCAGGAATGGTTTGAGCGTGGGAACCAGGCCTATCAGGAGGCGAACCATAAAAAGGCCGTGCAGTATTACGAGAAAACGATTGAGCTGGACCCGAATCATGCCCAGGCCTATTATGCCCTGGGGACCGTTTATCGGGACATGAACGCGGGGTTTGCCGATGTGGCATGGTTTTTTAAAGTCGCCGCGGACATTACGCCGGATTATCTGGAGGCGCACGACAGTCTCTGTAAGCTTTATTTTCAGAACAACGATCTGTCCAACGCCGAGGCGTCCTGCCTGAAGGCGCTTTCGCTGAATCCCAATCTTGGCAGCGCGCAGTTGATGCTGGCCTGGATGAGCCTTTCCAAGTCCCGGCCCCAGGACGCGGTCCTGTATTTCCGGGAGGTCCTCAAAAAGACCCAGTCGCCGATGATTTATTACGGATTGGGGGTCGCTTGCATCCAGACCGGGAATTCCGCCGAGGCCCTGGACGTCATTACGACCTTGCAGGGCCTGGGAGAGAGTCAATTGGCGAGCAAGCTGGAAAACGCTTTGCGGACGAGTTCCCCGCCATCCGCCCCGCCGCTGGAAGCCATCGCGATGCCGGAGCGGCAGGAAGCGGGAACGATCGTTGAAGCCATGCGGCCTCTTCCGGAGCAAGAGCCGGAGCCGAACCCGGCCGCGGCCGGCCGAATCCGCCTGCGCGGCAGACTGTCCGCCGCCGGTCCCGGGAACAAGGAAAACGAAGCCCCTCCTGTTTATGGAGAGGATGACACACGTTCAGCTGTTGAGAGAATCCGGGATTTGCAAAGACGGCGGGGCGAAACTGCGGTTCCGCGTTATTAA
- a CDS encoding ABC transporter ATP-binding protein, whose translation MISAIEFCPRHRWMVSRHPRLNFSKGLNAVIGPNGTGKSTLLKAIKECADCRKTEDNGTAYLYYNSETMNPHRSQDHLKGPLGAKVKVRSQYSSHGETMRDVLSTLNFKEGDCFLFDEPEGGLDLPWVLKLREGIWTLCRQGCQFIVASHHPAFWQGEDVRRIELEEGYREKCRKAFEGFWK comes from the coding sequence ATGATTTCCGCGATCGAGTTCTGCCCCCGCCACCGGTGGATGGTCAGCCGGCATCCCCGGTTGAATTTCAGCAAAGGTCTCAACGCCGTGATCGGCCCCAACGGGACCGGTAAAAGCACCCTTTTAAAAGCGATCAAGGAGTGCGCCGATTGCCGCAAAACAGAGGACAACGGCACGGCCTACCTTTATTACAACAGCGAGACCATGAATCCTCACCGTTCGCAGGACCACCTCAAAGGGCCTTTGGGCGCCAAGGTCAAGGTGCGGTCCCAATACTCTTCCCATGGGGAAACTATGCGCGACGTCTTGAGTACGCTCAATTTTAAGGAGGGCGACTGTTTTCTTTTTGACGAGCCTGAGGGGGGCCTGGATTTGCCGTGGGTCCTGAAATTAAGGGAAGGGATTTGGACCCTTTGCCGCCAGGGCTGCCAGTTCATTGTCGCGTCGCATCATCCCGCTTTCTGGCAAGGGGAGGACGTGCGGCGGATTGAGCTTGAGGAGGGTTATCGGGAGAAGTGCCGGAAGGCGTTTGAAGGATTTTGGAAATAA
- the pilM gene encoding pilus assembly protein PilM: MFQQDKEYIVIAPGEEDFKIVHLKTVGGKPFIVDVVKKSVSGVAEEELPKMIRSALEGMPVRKVKSICIVRPGVVTTKNIEIPSLDPAEIKSIIDLQAGRHTPYSREEILIGYITIGVFQRNYTKVLLIIVNREVVRKQLDILAAAGLRIDRVLFAPEGIARFYAQDMGVKEEDPPLGIIDIAAQNTNFIIEFNRTVATCRNIAVGLTHLIKEGAAAQERLVAEILKSAEAYQSEDIHKMPETYYLTSDDAKIKELQPVLQEKLKAIVKVSPYLDRIQAAQPTMLKFISEYNDDSFLDVVAAGGTAADVQVDLIPDEIKMQRALQEKGRQMVTTGICVMLLILVVCAKFFADMYFKAAYLSDLEREYTEKQRAVAALDRIAEKTRIVKDYVNSRMASLDVLRELYDLTPDDIYLQSIALDEKGDIAIQGIAESPSLVFEFNKALKDSDFFKGATTKSTTPKKERGKDVTGFEIVFKLESAKDVVEKAEAVEGEDGEEGKDEKKK, translated from the coding sequence ATGTTTCAGCAGGATAAAGAATATATCGTCATCGCTCCCGGTGAAGAGGATTTCAAGATCGTCCATCTGAAGACGGTCGGCGGAAAGCCTTTTATCGTCGATGTCGTGAAGAAGAGCGTTTCGGGCGTTGCCGAGGAAGAGCTGCCGAAGATGATCCGGTCCGCGCTGGAAGGGATGCCGGTCCGGAAAGTCAAGTCGATCTGCATCGTCAGGCCCGGCGTGGTCACGACCAAGAACATTGAGATCCCGTCTTTGGACCCGGCCGAGATCAAGTCCATCATTGATCTGCAGGCCGGCCGCCACACCCCGTATTCCCGCGAAGAGATCCTGATCGGGTATATCACCATCGGCGTTTTTCAGCGCAATTACACCAAGGTCCTTCTGATCATCGTCAACCGGGAGGTCGTCCGCAAGCAGCTGGACATCCTTGCGGCGGCGGGGCTGCGGATCGACCGGGTGCTCTTCGCGCCGGAAGGCATCGCCAGGTTTTACGCCCAGGACATGGGGGTCAAGGAGGAGGACCCTCCCCTGGGGATCATTGACATCGCCGCGCAGAACACCAACTTCATCATCGAATTCAACCGCACGGTGGCGACCTGCCGGAACATCGCGGTGGGGCTGACCCATTTGATCAAGGAGGGCGCCGCGGCCCAGGAACGCCTGGTCGCCGAGATCCTCAAGTCCGCCGAGGCCTACCAGAGCGAGGACATCCACAAGATGCCGGAAACGTATTACCTGACCAGCGACGACGCGAAGATCAAGGAATTGCAGCCTGTCCTGCAGGAAAAGCTGAAGGCCATCGTCAAGGTTTCGCCCTATTTGGACCGGATCCAGGCGGCCCAGCCGACCATGCTGAAATTCATCTCCGAGTACAACGACGATTCTTTTCTGGACGTGGTCGCGGCCGGCGGGACGGCCGCCGACGTTCAGGTGGACCTGATCCCGGATGAGATCAAGATGCAGCGCGCGCTCCAGGAAAAAGGGCGGCAGATGGTGACGACCGGCATCTGTGTGATGCTGTTGATCCTGGTGGTTTGCGCCAAGTTTTTTGCGGACATGTATTTCAAGGCCGCGTATTTGAGCGATCTAGAAAGGGAATACACGGAAAAACAGCGGGCCGTGGCGGCGCTGGACCGCATCGCCGAAAAGACCCGGATCGTCAAAGATTACGTCAACAGCCGGATGGCGAGCCTGGATGTCCTCCGGGAGCTGTACGACCTGACGCCCGACGATATTTACCTGCAAAGCATCGCCCTGGACGAGAAAGGGGACATTGCCATCCAGGGGATCGCTGAATCTCCGTCGCTGGTTTTCGAATTCAACAAGGCCCTGAAGGATTCTGATTTTTTCAAAGGGGCTACGACGAAGTCGACCACTCCCAAAAAGGAGAGGGGCAAAGACGTAACGGGCTTTGAGATCGTGTTTAAGCTGGAAAGCGCCAAGGATGTCGTCGAAAAGGCCGAGGCCGTGGAAGGAGAAGACGGGGAAGAGGGCAAGGATGAAAAAAAGAAATGA
- the gspG gene encoding type II secretion system major pseudopilin GspG, which translates to MTLRKYGFTLIEIMLVVIIITALAAMVVPRISGRSEQAKIAIAKTDIANIATALKIYELENGNFPTSEQGLNALMKKPANPPVPEVWNGPYIENPPTDPWGRTYVYVSPGEHRLDYDLSSKGKNDKSEDDDIVNWQ; encoded by the coding sequence ATGACATTACGGAAATACGGATTCACCTTGATAGAGATCATGCTCGTCGTGATCATCATCACGGCCCTGGCCGCCATGGTCGTGCCCAGGATCTCGGGCCGGTCGGAACAGGCGAAGATCGCCATCGCCAAGACGGACATCGCGAACATCGCGACGGCCTTAAAAATTTATGAACTGGAGAACGGTAATTTCCCGACGTCCGAACAGGGGCTGAACGCGCTGATGAAAAAGCCGGCCAATCCGCCGGTCCCGGAGGTCTGGAACGGTCCCTACATCGAAAATCCGCCGACGGATCCCTGGGGACGGACGTACGTTTACGTGTCGCCCGGGGAGCACCGTCTGGATTATGATTTGTCCTCCAAGGGGAAAAATGATAAAAGCGAAGACGATGACATCGTCAATTGGCAATGA